The window acaaacaaatccTTTAGCACCCAACAAACAAGTTACTGTATAGCCAAAAAGAAAAGTAAAACATATTAAGTTACGTAACGACAAGCGAACAAATAGATGTGCTGGCAAACACACATCATATCTGGCAGACTAAGCAACAGACAGCATCTTACGTTCCATTGACACAAGTACAATTGTTGGCACATTGTGGTCCCCAAGTGTTTTCGTACTTTCCGACGCCACACCGCTGGACACAACGCTCACCACCATATCCGGCGAAACAAGCACACTGTCCGGTAAACGGGTTACAGGCTGAAGTTTTGGTTGGACAATTGCACTAAAATGGATCGTAAACAGTTAGTGAAACTTCAAAGAAAGACGACGTGTACGAGCaagtgcgtgtgcgtgtgcgtgtgtctttgtgtgtgtgtgtgtgtgtgtgtgtgtgtgtgtgtgtgtgtgtgtgtgtgtgtgtgtatgtgtgtgtgtgtgtgtgtgtgtgtgtgtgtgtgtgtgtgtgtgtgagtgtgtgtgtgtgtgtgtgtgtgtgtgtgtgtgtgtgtgtgttgtgtgtgtgtgcgtgtgtgtgtgtgtgtgtgtgtgtgtgtgtgtgtgtgtgtgtgcgtgcgtgcgtgtgcgtgtgtgtgtgtgtgtgtacgtgtgagtgtgtcttttgcgtgtgtaaatgtgtgtatttgtttgtttgcttgtgtggctatttatttgtttgttcgtatATGTATttgatggttgtttgtttgtttgtttgtgtgtctttttgttgtttttatgcgtgtacgtgtgtgtatcTATTTGCTTGTTCGTGTCTatttttttttgtgtgtgtatgtattagtttgtatgttagtttgtttgttagatgtttttgtttttgtgtattaatttgtttgttcgtctatGTGggcatgtttgtttatgtgcgtgtgtgtgtgtgtgtgtgtgtgtgtgtgtgtgtgtgtgtgtgtgtgtgtgtgtgtgtgtgtgtgtgtttgatagttctttgtttgcatgtgagcgcatttatttgtttgtttgagtgtgcattcgtttttttgtttgtttgtgtatgcagttttgtttctttatttgcGTGTTTTTGCGAGTTTGTATcattatatatttgtttgcttgctcgTTTACGAGtgcatttgttttttgtgtgcgtgtgtctttcgttgtttgtttaattgtttgtgtatttgtttgtttctttgtttgttgtaaacgtgtgtgcatttgtgtgtttgtttttgttagtttgtttgtttgtttggtttgtttgtgtatatttgtttgtttgcttgtttgtgcgtgtgcgtatttctctgtttatttatctgtttgtttgcttgtgagTATTTGTTGTGCAAGAGAAATATGCAAATAAGCAGAGGACTTTGCTACCACTAGACCAACCTTCTGACATCCAACTCCATAGTATCCAGGCGCACATAAAGAATCACAGAGCCTGCCTCTATAACCAGCCGCACACGTGCACGAACCATTAATGTGCGAGCACTGCAACACAGATACGCATTCAAAATTGTATAGTACCCAAACACCATTACCACAATTACCATAATATGTTAAATATCTATTTATGTGACGATCtgcatacctccaatacaacaatctaatatattaacaaatgCATTCCTCCAGTCCAATAAAAAGTATTTATCCAAATATGCATGCTACAATACGTTATTGCCAAATATTTTCCACCCACCAAAGCTCCGTTCTTGCATTGGCAAGTATCTTTGCAGTCTCTTCCATATCGTCCATCCGGACATTGATACTCACATGCGGCGCCAAAGTATCCGTGATAGCATGTGCAGCAACCAATACGAGCATTGCATCCACTGGAAGTCGTTGGGTGACACTTGGGCTTGCCATAGACCCACACAGCTGCTCGCTTAAATATCAAATTATCGGAAGTCATGctgcaacagaaacaagcaaaattgACGTGCTGAATGCTTAGAGTTGGATGtaaaaaagtaaataaaataagaaataaacaCTTTATTACGcaataaaaaaatatatagaaataaataaaataaaattaataaaattaaaaactttAAAAtagattaataaaataaaattagaaataaaacaaaaaattgtaaaTAAGAGTTAAACTATAAAATTCAAtttaaattagaaataaaataatttaataaaatttaaaaaataatgaaatttaaaaatatattgaaaataaataaacattcaaatgtaaaatttaaaataaattaaatattttaaataatacttaaacaaaaatatacaatTTAATGTCGATAATAAACtttaacaaaattaataaaatttaaaatctattaataataaataaaattaaacaaaacataaaaattaaaattttgaataaaaattaaacaataaaatacaatttaaatgtacaataaacaaaaattaaaaaatttttaaaaacatttaaatgtataataaattaatatataacaatttaagacaaaataataaataataaatattaaacaataaaaaaaaaattaaacaattaaaaattaaaaatacgTAATGCAGTAAAACAAACTTACAAATCAAAAGTTATAATCCAAAAACTGAGATTGTGATTAAATAATGCAGCTCACCGTCCGGCTGTTAAGGACTTTCGATTACAGCCATTATAGATACCGACGCCTTCAGCTGCCTCAGTTTTACCACAACTGCTCTCCATCACGTTGCTGAACATTCTGAACTGAGACACTGCGTTGGATCTAGTAAATTGAAACACAACAAGGAGGTTCGCATCCATTTAAGCGTACGcaacgtttgtgtgtgtgtgtgtgtgtgtgtgtgtgtgtgtgtgtgtgtgtgtgtgtgtgtgtgtgtgtgtgtgtgtgtgttgtgagcgtctgtgtgttggtgtatgtgcttgtgcatacgtgtgtgtgactgcgtgcttgcgtgcatAATAAGTTTGCaaaatatttgtgtgtatacAGGTGTTTCCTTTTGTCACTCTTGtgcgtgtatgcatgcaaGCGTGTTTCAATTACTCGGAATCGCATCTATCTGATAACTGGAGTCTCATTCCATTGCTTGGTGTAGTAGAATGTCCTTCAATAGACCAGCAGAGTGAGCTGTCGTCATTTAACACTATGACTCCATCAGATCTCCAATTGAATCTGCTCAACAAGAACAGAGATACAAAATCAAGAGCAAGAACCACAAATCAGACTATGCAAGCGTCATTATCAATTgtcataaacaacaaacaagcaaacgcAAACCTACACGTACAATACATACTAAAATGAAGAGGAAAGTTACACAAAAAACGATAGTTCTCATTGATATCATAAATGgaaatatattatgtaatgTACTTTGCAGCTGCATTGCAGGTCTTGATCATCACACGTGTTCTCGAAGTCGGTACGTCGTCGTCAAGACCAAGACAACGATATTCTAGATCagataaaatattattaatattaacaattaaaatatCTCTATATTGTATTTTCTAAATTATAATATACTAGTACTACCCGTCCTATGGACGGTGGCAATCTGAGCGGTGGCAATCGTTGTACGCTACTTCTgcaagaagacgcaccttccgtgacacacgcacgcacgcacgcacgcacgcacgcacgcacgcacgcacgcacgcaaaagcagcccggtgagccggcgcATTTTGCACTCTGGATGGCGTGTACAGTGGCTGCATGGCGAGCGCACGTCACACCCGCATAGTCTGTTAGTTAATTGACcgagcaaacaaactccggctcaTTTCATTCTAGAACGTCGACCGTTCGTCTTGAACGGCTGAAATCGACTGGGCCGTCGCGTTTCACGAGATcggagaccggcgtcgtgtcgatcggcgcattacagacatccatccagacaggcgaaagcgtgggttggcgtatgATAGTATCCACCTAAACGgtatgatctattcgtggagaatgacgccacttccgcgaagaagACGCAACTTccgtacacacatgcacggacggacgcacgcacgcaaaagcaGCCCCATTTACTCCGACTGCAGCGGGGGCAGCGTGCACTCTACCATTTGTGTACAgatttcaggccgccaaagtctcgtctcGGGCCGTCGGAGGCGGTCGAGGCGAAAcccgacgcgaccgttcgtctccgACTCACGATCTCGACCGGCCCGCCGCGTTTCGCAACGATCTGAGACCGGTGTCGTGTCGAACGGCGGgttacagacacacatacatgtggacaaacggaagtgggcgttcccgagcgttcgcgtattatagtatagaatgtatatatttgtctgccctttatctgtctgttttgttacGACATGTAGACGTTCCAATATACTACGAGAGTAGATAGGATTACTTGTCCCACCTGAAAGTTGGAATGTTCCATCGGCTCTGTACGTGAAGCGATACCAGTCTTCAGTGCAACCGTCCCAAGCGACAAGTTCTCTATCCAACTGTAACAAAAATGCTCAAGAGAACAAATGGCCAgtttttcacacacacacacacacacacacacacacacacacacacacacacacacacacacacacacacacacacacacacacacacacacacacacacgcacacgcacagatAAGTTACCAAAATTCGAAAATATATTGAATTCCTATTACAAAAATTGGAATTAATTTTTAGAATATTTACTAATAGTCTAACGTATTGATCCCTCAAATGCGTTACCATGAGAACCTCATTCCATCACTAGAGTTGTCTAATGTCAATAGAAatacgcgtgtgtgtgtgtgtgtgtgtgtgtgtgtgtgtgtgtgtgtgcatgtgtgtgtgtgtgtgtgtgtgtgtgtgtgtgtgtgtgtgtgtgtgtgtgtgtgtgtgtgtgtgtgtgtgtgtccactaGCTTATACGTGTTGACGTATAAAATTAATCAATCTATTTAACTACTCTAGCACAATTATCCACATCGATTTGCTAGTCTTACTGCAACATTGCCGGTGAAATTCAAATTAGGGCGAATGCACTTCTCCCCCATTTGCAGCTTAATCGCTCCCGTACGAACCGCATTAGCAAGCGGCGCTCCGATCCTGACCAGCGAGTGGCAACGGTGGTACTGCTCGTTGTTCAGAACAATAGGGTTCGTTCCAAAGTTTGTACAGTAAGCAAGTGGCGCTGACACCAACTTCAAGTGAAATGGATCTCTATAAGCAAACAAagttaattgatatatatatatatttaaaatttatagtTGATATTACAGTTGGCCTTGAACTGTGGGTGTGTAAGTGAGAGATTCTTCTCGTAAAACAAGATCGCGAAGAGTATATTTGCCTTGCATGTCAGGAGTTAGCTCAAATACTTGATCATAACCATTCATTTCAATCTGCAATAAATCGTTATACGTGTAACTTATCCCGCCTCTCGTGCTAGTAACAGCCGTACAGCACGCTAATCATACGATAAGTTACTCATACCATGACTACGTGACGTATGTAAGTATAAGTG of the Corticium candelabrum chromosome 2, ooCorCand1.1, whole genome shotgun sequence genome contains:
- the LOC134198279 gene encoding multiple epidermal growth factor-like domains protein 11, whose product is MDANLLVVFQFTRSNAVSQFRMFSNVMESSCGKTEAAEGVGIYNGCNRKSLTAGRMTSDNLIFKRAAVWVYGKPKCHPTTSSGCNARIGCCTCYHGYFGAACEYQCPDGRYGRDCKDTCQCKNGALCSHINGSCTCAAGYRGRLCDSLCAPGYYGVGCQKCNCPTKTSACNPFTGQCACFAGYGGERCVQRCGVGKYENTWGPQCANNCTCVNGTCDPLTGKCTCDVGYAGQNCNNPCSELQPVV